The Sinorhizobium alkalisoli genomic interval AAATGCGCCTGATCGCCGCGGCGGTTCTGCTTCGAGTGTTTCTAGCCGTTATCCGCCTGCGTGGGACCGAAGATCAGTTCGAAAGAGTCTCTGAGCCGGATATCGACATCCGTCATCATGACCGGCCGTCCAAGATCGACGAGGCTCGTCACGCCGTAGCCGCGGATGCCGCAGGGTACGATACCGTTGAAGTGATCGAGATCCGGGTCGACATTGAGCGAGAAGCCGTGGAAGCTCACCCATCGGCGCAGCCGGATGCCGATCGCCGCGATCTTGTCCTCGGCGATGGATCCGTCCATCAGCGGCGGCTTCTCCGGCCGGCGCACCCAGACGCCGACACGGTCTTCGCGGCGCTCGCCCTTGATGTTCATCGAATCGAGCGTGGCGATGATGACGCCTTCCAGC includes:
- the lipB gene encoding lipoyl(octanoyl) transferase LipB, which translates into the protein MQRENLSKEMFAPPGSPPVRWRIAPALVDYPQAVETMEREAAAIAAGTADELVWLVEHPPLYTAGTSADAADLVMPDRFPVFATGRGGEYTYHGPGQRVAYVMLDLKRRRQDVRAFVAALEGVIIATLDSMNIKGERREDRVGVWVRRPEKPPLMDGSIAEDKIAAIGIRLRRWVSFHGFSLNVDPDLDHFNGIVPCGIRGYGVTSLVDLGRPVMMTDVDIRLRDSFELIFGPTQADNG